One window of Pirellulales bacterium genomic DNA carries:
- a CDS encoding ABC transporter permease, which translates to MIWFLLRRLLWMIGTLWAVFTVTFFLMHAVPGGPFSSERQPPIGIKEAIEARYNLDLPVWQQYLIELNKYLHADFGLSFKMGDFSVKEVIAAGFPVSATLGVLALAFALALGLTAGIVSAVRRGGLLDFSLMLLATIGIAVPNFVIAGLLIILLVFIWPVFPAGGWGSPLQLVLPAVCLGATFAAEIARLVRTGMLDVLHQDYIRTAYAKGLMTRAVVLRHAMKGAMLPVVSFLGPAVAGILTGSVVIEYVFAIPGLGYHFVQSATQRDYTVAMGLVMLYTVLLYVMNTAVDVAYTALDPRVKLN; encoded by the coding sequence GTGATTTGGTTTTTACTCCGCCGCCTGCTGTGGATGATCGGCACTTTGTGGGCCGTGTTCACCGTCACGTTTTTCTTGATGCACGCCGTTCCTGGCGGCCCGTTCAGCAGCGAGCGTCAGCCCCCTATCGGAATCAAGGAAGCCATCGAAGCCCGCTACAATCTCGATTTGCCCGTGTGGCAACAATATCTCATCGAACTGAACAAATACTTGCACGCCGATTTCGGGCTGAGCTTCAAAATGGGCGATTTCTCCGTCAAGGAAGTCATCGCCGCCGGCTTTCCCGTTTCCGCCACGCTGGGCGTGTTGGCGTTGGCGTTCGCCTTGGCGCTGGGATTAACCGCCGGCATTGTTTCCGCGGTGCGCCGCGGCGGACTGCTCGATTTTTCGCTAATGTTGCTGGCCACTATCGGCATTGCCGTGCCGAATTTTGTGATCGCTGGGCTGTTGATTATTTTACTGGTTTTCATCTGGCCCGTGTTTCCAGCCGGTGGCTGGGGCTCGCCCCTGCAATTGGTGCTGCCAGCCGTGTGTTTGGGCGCGACCTTCGCCGCTGAAATTGCCCGGCTGGTGCGCACCGGCATGCTCGACGTGTTGCATCAGGATTACATCCGCACCGCGTACGCCAAGGGCTTGATGACCCGCGCCGTCGTGCTCCGCCACGCCATGAAAGGCGCCATGCTGCCGGTGGTTTCGTTCCTGGGGCCGGCCGTGGCGGGCATTCTAACCGGCTCCGTCGTCATCGAATACGTCTTCGCCATTCCCGGCCTGGGCTACCACTTTGTCCAATCGGCCACGCAGCGCGATTACACCGTGGCCATGGGTTTAGTGATGCTCTACACCGTGCTGTTGTATGTGATGAATACCGCCGTCGATGTAGCCTACACCGCCCTCGACCCGCGCGTGAAACTGAATTGA